A genomic window from Chitinivibrio alkaliphilus ACht1 includes:
- a CDS encoding Minf_1886 family protein translates to MTETFFTLIENRIIATGRDTRYSLGAYELVATAMEFYRAKTDTAGHLSAQQIVSSLAELAFAKYGAMGEEVLTHAGIETPIDVGNIIYNLIDIELFRKDTEDSLDDFHRCAPLFDGLTRRSLYTINREHIKIIKDS, encoded by the coding sequence ATGACCGAAACATTCTTTACCCTCATAGAAAACAGAATTATTGCCACGGGACGGGACACGCGTTACTCTCTTGGGGCCTACGAGCTTGTTGCCACGGCCATGGAGTTTTATCGAGCAAAAACTGACACAGCAGGACATCTGTCGGCACAGCAAATCGTCTCATCCCTGGCAGAGCTCGCCTTTGCAAAGTATGGTGCCATGGGAGAAGAAGTACTTACCCATGCCGGCATAGAGACCCCCATTGATGTAGGTAATATTATCTACAACCTCATTGACATTGAGCTGTTCCGAAAAGATACAGAGGACTCCCTCGATGACTTCCACCGATGTGCCCCACTCTTTGATGGACTCACACGGCGAAGTCTCTACACGATAAACCGTGAACACATAAAAATTATAAAAGATTCTTGA
- a CDS encoding PEGA domain-containing protein has product MEHDREAIINISVKKIGVFKVLIPELEPEELLDAVTLGEKAEELVRAGNPYIAIDLTSLTYIYSDSINRFIRLNRIILDIDGRILLIASHAKVLELLTKAGVQNFIKVCQSYGEVKKISDVVSSPSYVQQHGTTPPAEKERPPAEEPTPPPAPASEPPEKEPEKSQQQVVPEHTQVVNAPEEDESSLSSFNFNKLSGDFDDDFDDDFKEKSLPAGVVIILFLLVALLAGGSAYLFIHRDTIFKGTPLHELMGQEEPTPPVEQAPDPLYEESPLDDALPEPEQDEAPEAEEEPEEEKTPPAETQRERRSIPIRRAEEPRRQQPQQQESSPPPAINIGSTPSGAVVYEGNRRLGTTPYTWENPSVYGDITLRFEKEGYESHRKRVQYFEEPLSVEARLSASPVAEEPPARAEQRTEPEESQTPARAEVTPAPEPEQEPRQSRAEPTPEPTPEPTPEPTPEPTPEPTPEPTPEPTPEPTPEPEPEPEPEPEPAARTGEIFFNSLPPMADIYKDGEKIGTTNTSAITLPVGSHTLEFRHGERTVERTVDIRSGRNSSMMVPVR; this is encoded by the coding sequence ATGGAGCATGACCGGGAGGCAATCATTAATATTTCTGTGAAGAAAATCGGTGTTTTTAAGGTACTCATTCCTGAATTAGAGCCTGAGGAGCTTCTTGACGCCGTAACTCTCGGAGAAAAAGCGGAGGAATTGGTTCGTGCGGGCAACCCTTACATTGCCATAGACCTCACCTCTCTTACGTATATTTATTCGGACTCTATCAATCGTTTTATCCGTCTGAACCGGATTATCTTAGACATTGATGGGCGCATACTACTTATTGCTTCACATGCGAAAGTATTGGAGCTTTTGACAAAGGCTGGAGTACAAAATTTCATCAAGGTCTGTCAATCATATGGAGAAGTAAAAAAGATCTCTGATGTGGTAAGTTCTCCGTCCTACGTGCAACAGCATGGCACAACGCCCCCTGCGGAAAAAGAACGCCCTCCCGCCGAAGAGCCGACACCTCCTCCAGCACCTGCCTCAGAGCCGCCAGAAAAAGAACCAGAGAAATCACAACAGCAAGTTGTCCCGGAACATACCCAGGTTGTTAATGCCCCCGAAGAAGATGAGTCTTCCCTTTCATCATTTAATTTCAACAAATTGTCTGGAGACTTTGATGATGATTTTGACGATGATTTCAAAGAAAAGAGTCTTCCTGCAGGGGTCGTTATAATACTGTTTCTCTTGGTGGCCCTCTTAGCAGGAGGCAGTGCCTATCTCTTTATCCACCGCGATACAATTTTCAAGGGAACACCGCTCCATGAACTCATGGGGCAGGAAGAACCCACGCCACCGGTGGAACAAGCCCCCGATCCTCTGTATGAAGAATCACCTCTCGATGATGCTCTCCCTGAACCGGAGCAGGATGAAGCACCAGAGGCAGAAGAGGAGCCTGAGGAAGAAAAGACTCCCCCTGCAGAAACACAACGGGAACGAAGATCCATACCAATTCGTCGAGCTGAAGAGCCGCGACGGCAGCAACCACAACAACAGGAATCCTCTCCCCCCCCTGCAATTAACATAGGTTCGACTCCTTCCGGGGCCGTTGTGTACGAAGGCAATAGACGCTTGGGCACAACCCCCTACACATGGGAGAACCCCTCTGTATACGGAGATATCACCCTGCGATTCGAGAAAGAAGGCTATGAGTCTCACCGAAAACGCGTACAATATTTTGAAGAGCCCCTCTCAGTAGAAGCGCGCCTTTCAGCTTCTCCCGTTGCGGAAGAACCACCAGCACGTGCAGAGCAACGGACAGAACCAGAGGAATCACAAACGCCTGCTCGTGCAGAAGTTACACCAGCTCCTGAACCGGAGCAGGAGCCGCGTCAAAGCCGTGCGGAACCTACCCCAGAACCTACCCCAGAACCTACCCCAGAACCTACCCCAGAACCTACCCCAGAACCTACCCCAGAACCTACCCCAGAACCTACCCCAGAACCTACCCCAGAACCTGAGCCAGAGCCTGAACCTGAGCCTGAACCAGCGGCACGAACGGGAGAGATTTTCTTTAACTCTCTTCCCCCCATGGCTGATATTTACAAAGATGGGGAGAAGATTGGCACAACCAATACCAGCGCTATCACCTTGCCGGTGGGATCTCACACCCTTGAGTTTCGCCACGGTGAACGAACAGTCGAACGTACCGTTGATATCCGCAGCGGTCGAAACAGCTCTATGATGGTGCCGGTACGTTAA